The DNA region CCACAGCAAAGATTTTCACGAATGGAACAATCTAGCAGACAACCCAGAGTACAAAGCTATCAAAGAAGAGATGATTACTCATGGCCCAAAAAAGTTTGCCCCAATTGGAATGAATAAAAAGAAACTCAAGCTCGTACTGAAAGGTGATTCATATGAATGGATCAAAAAGTAAGCCTTCTTTCATTCAAATTTAAAAAGTATCAATTAAACCAGGAGACCATTTTGCATAAGATTTTATTACTCGCATTATTTTTCCCTCTTGCGATCTTCGCAAAGAGTGAGCGCCCCAACATCATTTTCTTCATTGTCGACGATTACGACAAGTTAGACTGTAGCCTTTATACTGGTCCCAAAGGCCTCACACCGAGCATGGAACGCCTAGCCAAAAACGGCATCACTTTTGATAGAATGCACATGACCTCCACAGTATGCACGCCTTCGCGCTACACCTGTATGACGGGTCGCTACCCGGGTAATTCTTACTCTCCACAATACTTGGAAGATTGTCCAAAAGGCACACAAGGACTCCCTGCTTTTAATTTGGGACTAGAGAACGACAATATGAATGTTGCGCAAGTCTTATCCGACAATGGCTACGTCACTGGACTTGTGGGCAAGTATCATGTAGGTAGCACTCATGGCTTAGGCCCGGAAAAAAACACTCCTTATAGCGACAAAGTAAACGAACAAAAATACAAAGCTGAAAAACACGGCCGTGAACTCATTAAAAAAAGAGGTTTTGACTGGGCTAAAAATGTCTACATGGGCAACCTCAAATCACCTTTCAATACACACAACCCTGAGTGGACTACTGCAGCTGCTTTAGAATTTGTTACAGAGAACAAAAATAAGCCTTTTTTCCTTTACTATGGCACGACACTCTCTCACGGGACTCCTAAAGGCTGGGATAAATCACTTGACGAACCACTCATCACTGGTGAAGGAAGAATCAAAAAACCAATCGGAAATATGAATCGCGATACAGTCCGCAGTCGCGTTGCTGCAATCGGCTTAGACCCTGCAGAAAAAGGTGGAATTCTGTGGATGGATGACTCCCTAGGTGCCCTACTGGATCGTTTGGAAGAACTGGGCATTGCAGATAACACGCTCATCTGTTTTGTTGCCGACCACGGCAGTAAAGGCAAGGCTTCGCTTCATGGAATCGGCACTGAGGTTCCCTGTATCATTAGCTGGCCTGCTGCAATGAAAAAAAATGTTCGCTGCGGAGAACTTGTTCAAAGTACCGATTTTGTTGCGACCTGGTTTGATATCGCTGGTGCAAAGCTTCCGGAAAAATACCTTCTCGACGGCATCAGCTTCAAAAGCCTTTTCCAAAACCCCACTCAAAAACATCGTGACTATGTTTACTGTGAGAACGGCCCTGCGCGAGCGATTAAAACAAAAGACTGGAACTACGTCGCCTTGCGCTACACAAAAGAGCACCTGGAAGCTATGGAAAGCTCAAAAAATTATGCAAAAAGACTTCTTGGCCTTTCCGGTGGGATTGGTCGCTCTTTCATGAAACCAGAAGCCCTTGAATATGACCAACTCTACAATTTAAGCAGCGATTCGGATGAAATGAAAAACCTAGCTCTCAATCCCGAATACGCTCCCAAAGTTAAAGAAATGCAGGTCGTGCTGACCAAGAAATTAAAAACTTTCCCAGAACGCCCCTACGGTGAATTCATCCCCGGCCCTAACACCCTGGGCAAAGGTGATTTCGACATCATCCTAGATTCATTAAAAAACTTGAGACCTTCAGATGGTTCAAAACCTACAAAAAAGAAGAAAGGCAAGAAG from Lentisphaera araneosa HTCC2155 includes:
- a CDS encoding sulfatase; translation: MHKILLLALFFPLAIFAKSERPNIIFFIVDDYDKLDCSLYTGPKGLTPSMERLAKNGITFDRMHMTSTVCTPSRYTCMTGRYPGNSYSPQYLEDCPKGTQGLPAFNLGLENDNMNVAQVLSDNGYVTGLVGKYHVGSTHGLGPEKNTPYSDKVNEQKYKAEKHGRELIKKRGFDWAKNVYMGNLKSPFNTHNPEWTTAAALEFVTENKNKPFFLYYGTTLSHGTPKGWDKSLDEPLITGEGRIKKPIGNMNRDTVRSRVAAIGLDPAEKGGILWMDDSLGALLDRLEELGIADNTLICFVADHGSKGKASLHGIGTEVPCIISWPAAMKKNVRCGELVQSTDFVATWFDIAGAKLPEKYLLDGISFKSLFQNPTQKHRDYVYCENGPARAIKTKDWNYVALRYTKEHLEAMESSKNYAKRLLGLSGGIGRSFMKPEALEYDQLYNLSSDSDEMKNLALNPEYAPKVKEMQVVLTKKLKTFPERPYGEFIPGPNTLGKGDFDIILDSLKNLRPSDGSKPTKKKKGKKKDKENKDDNKKKDKKKKNK